The Xyrauchen texanus isolate HMW12.3.18 chromosome 17, RBS_HiC_50CHRs, whole genome shotgun sequence DNA window CTCCCTTCTTAATTGGATCGGTGATGACATATTCAAAGTAGGGCTTTAGTGCACACCTCACAGTGTCCAGTTCCACACCTACACGCTCCCTCAACATTTCAGCCCCTTTAGTGACTTTAGTCTTCAGATCTTCAGCCAGGGGATCCATTTGGCTCTTGAGGGTAATGGCTAACTGGCTGGGacaaacagaaaatatttgtTAGTCTGCCATTATGATGTGTTTCTTGTGTGCTTTAGAAATGGCTGCTGAAAGCTATTTCTAATAACAATGTCCTGTAGTTTAATATTTTCGACTTACTTGACTTCCTGCCCCAGTTGGGAGGTCCTAATCATCTGGACGGTTTCTTCTACTGAGCGAGTTGCCAGGGTAAAATAGCTCCGGAAGGCATCAGTCAACTGCTCCAGCTGTGGCTTGGGCTCATCAGCATAGAATAGGTTGGCTTGGCAACCTTTTGATGAACCACAGAATTTAAGATGACAATAATATGTTCAAACAATGTAATGTGTAATTATATtccttataaataaattattatagtcAGCTTGTTTTTGTAATTTGTCTAACCTGTGAACACAACGATTGTAAGGACCAGGTGAACCTTCATGGTTTTCAGTTTCGTCCTGTAAAGAATTCATAGATGTGAGTCCCTTACACTATACTGaaagcaaagcaaataaaataaaatagttaattACCTGTGTCAGTACACTTTTAATTAACACTGTCCAGTCTGACTTGGTAGTGTGGAGGTGGCTGTTTCATATCTGTTTTTATATCCCAATGGAAGATGATTGTTGTTTGGAAACCCAAAGTCCAGTGGGTAGTGCCTTGCTGTCAGGATTACTCCACATTAAAATTTCCTGGCAGGGACATTTTGTCACAACAGATTCTTACGTTCAAAGCAAACCATAAAAAACTGTCAGATTCTAAAAGTTACTAAAAAGCACTGGCTACTTATAAACAACAAAAACCATCCTTTGGAATCAGGTCACAACAATAATTATGGTATTTTGGAAGAAGCCATTCTTACCATATAAGAACCTGTTTAAAGTTGTATAGGGCTAATTGACTGTCTAGACTGGAAGAGGACTAGgttcataaaacattttcaagtaGTTTCTTCAGTATAAGTATATGCAACAGGGCGGTTATCAAGGGGTGACAATTGGGAACATTGTCCTGTGCCCTGCGATGAGAGGCACCAACTAACATCCTCTGTGGTGTTCCCTATTCATTGAGCTAGGTGAGTGGGGACACCCACAAATATTTTATCCTAGGTAACATTTTGACAGCCCTTGTCTAATTGGACAATTTACTAATATGGCAGTGTAAAATATTCTATCATTAAACAGAAACACAATTCTgttaataaatagttttttattgatacttaaaataaatatttggcaTTTTTGTAAACTTGCCAGAAACATCAAACACATTTTACTCATAAATAATACAGTTTCTAAGTttgattaaaaacacacacacacacacacacacacacacacaccattatacAGAAAATAGTATATTAGAGTggaaaatgcataaaatagaataaaatagaatataatttTCTACAATTCTGTTTGCCCATTTAGCTGTTAGAGATAAGAAACACTATCAAAGGAGGGACAGATTATATGAATTTCGCCTTATAGCTTATAGTAGGGCATGTTATTGGACAGATGAATGAAGGATTACATGTATATGTCAGATTTAAAGTCATTTGTGCTGTCATGAAACAATAGTTTGGTGACAAAAGAGGAAGTCTTTCAAGCATTAGTTGGTCTTAATGAAAGACTCGTAGAGGGAGGTGAGCTGGGTCTTCA harbors:
- the LOC127658391 gene encoding apolipoprotein A-I-like produces the protein MKVHLVLTIVVFTGCQANLFYADEPKPQLEQLTDAFRSYFTLATRSVEETVQMIRTSQLGQEVNQLAITLKSQMDPLAEDLKTKVTKGAEMLRERVGVELDTVRCALKPYFEYVITDPIKKGVDYLKSLDSETLKDTLLHSSEELRGNLEQSIKEMQAQLEPYSEGLREKLNPYTQNLKAQLTSLYESLTKNN